A portion of the Limanda limanda chromosome 3, fLimLim1.1, whole genome shotgun sequence genome contains these proteins:
- the LOC132998995 gene encoding relaxin-3 receptor 1-like — MDGILNFSGALNLSSAADGIFSFEDIDVSADGSAILRILISVVYSVVCATGLVGNLLVVFLMRLRQGRKRSTINVFIINLAVTDFQFVLTLPFWAVDTALDFSWPFGDAMCKIILSITVMNMYASVFFLTAMSVTRYWSVASALKKKTYRRSRCVKWVCAVLWVFATVATAPTAIFSSVTVVAGEKLCLLRFPEGHDWLALYHIQKILVAFIIPMLIVCVNYLMLLRFVRQRSMGTSNPKRRSRVTKSVAIVVLSFFCCWMPNHAITFWGVLVKFNAVDWDKSYYMVHTYVFPVTVCLAHANSCLNPVLYCLMRPEIRKMLSGLFWRASTPSASRACPTRSLTQVETQAVVPLQILDNGEYTLSIIDRKGVSGSKMIPNTR; from the coding sequence atggatggaatACTGAACTTCAGCGGAGCTCTGAACCTGAGCTCTGCAGCCGATGGGATCTTTAGTTTCGAGGACATCGACGTGAGCGCGGACGGGAGCGCCATCCTGAGGATCCTCATCTCCGTGGTGTACTCCGTGGTGTGCGCCACGGGGCTGGTGGGCAACCTGCTCGTCGTCTTCCTCATGAGGTTGCGCCAAggtcgcaagaggtcgaccatCAACGTGTTCATCATCAACTTGGCGGTGACGGACTTCCAGTTCGTGCTCACGCTGCCCTTCTGGGCCGTGGACACCGCGCTGGACTTCAGCTGGCCCTTTGGAGACGCCATGTGCAAGATCATCCTCTCCATCACCGTGATGAACATGTACGCCAGTGTGTTCTTCCTCACGGCCATGAGTGTGACCCGCTACTGGTCGGTGGCCTCGGCTCTGAAGAAGAAGACCTACCGGAGGTCGCGGTGCGTAAAGTGGGTGTGCGCGGTCCTCTGGGTGTTCGCCACCGTGGCCACAGCTCCCACCGCGATCTTCTCCTCAGTGACCGTGGTGGCCGGGGAGAAGCTCTGTCTCCTCCGGTTCCCTGAAGGCCACGACTGGCTCGCCCTCTACCACATCCAGAAGATCCTGGTCGCCTTCATCATCCCCATGCTCATCGTCTGCGTCAACTACCTGATGCTCCTGCGCTTCGTGAGGCAGAGGAGCATGGGCACCAGCAACCCCAAGCGCAGGTCCAGGGTCACCAAGTCCGTGGCTATAGTGGTTTTAtccttcttctgctgctggatGCCCAACCACGCCATCACCTTCTGGGGGGTGCTGGTCAAGTTCAACGCGGTGGACTGGGACAAGTCGTACTACATGGTGCACACCTACGTGTTCCCGGTCACCGTGTGCCTGGCGCACGCCAACAGCTGCTTGAACCCGGTGCTTTACTGTCTGATGAGGCCGGAGATCAGGAAGATGCTCAGTGGTTTGTTCTGGAGAGCTTCCACTCCATCCGCCAGCCGAGCCTGTCCCACCCGCTCCTTAACGCAGGTAGAGACCCAGGCGGTGGTCCCTCTCCAGATCCTGGACAACGGAGAGTACACGCTGTCCATCATAGACCGGAAAGGAGTGTCCGGCTCCAAGATGATCCCGAACACCAGATAA